From Thermoanaerobaculia bacterium, the proteins below share one genomic window:
- a CDS encoding bifunctional homocysteine S-methyltransferase/methylenetetrahydrofolate reductase: MAVNFRQALEHDVLLADGAIGTLLVTRGAEPSTAKSSLCLSAPDAVSEVHDDYVDAGARILTTNTWDANRVKLREHDWADSLEKINRAAVALAREAGAGEHIFVAGSVGPLGAMVKPYGSLALSQVREIFEEQIRILVEEGVDLLLLESFSNLLEAAEAVRAARGLSADIPIVAQMTFYADGRTAFGERAGDALRTLVAAGADAAGINCTLGPQETLDVFGQIASQVGAPLSVMPNAGYPTLIRGRNVYNASPDYFREYALEFVDHGAAIVGGCCGTTPEHVRAMARALSGAARRPLATAVEAVRESYPHAVVGETIETSHFKRKLASTSFAVTVEVEPPRGADCRSSIEAARLLRGLGVDAVNVTDNPMARLRMSSVAVAGLIQRETGLDAIVQFTTRDRNVLGIQSDLLGASALGLKALLCLGGDPLKIGDYPDGHQVSEVDTLGLLRIAKILNAGADLVGNPIGAPTSFAIGCAANPAARDLEVEFSKLRAKIEAGATFAQTQPVFDPAALETFFARPDARAIPVLVGLIPLKSLKQTLYFANEVPGMVVPEETIARMRRAAERGPEFEAEEGLAIARELAAAIAAVAPGMHVMPMQKYASVATILEAVPAAARRAAAAEGPS; the protein is encoded by the coding sequence ATGGCTGTAAATTTCCGCCAGGCGCTCGAACACGACGTCCTTCTCGCCGACGGCGCGATCGGGACGCTCCTCGTCACGCGCGGCGCGGAGCCGTCGACGGCGAAGTCGTCGCTCTGCCTCTCGGCGCCCGACGCCGTGAGCGAGGTCCACGACGACTACGTCGACGCGGGCGCGCGCATCCTCACGACGAACACGTGGGACGCCAACCGGGTGAAGCTCCGCGAGCACGACTGGGCGGACTCGCTCGAGAAGATCAACCGCGCCGCGGTCGCGCTCGCCCGGGAGGCCGGCGCCGGCGAGCACATCTTCGTCGCCGGTTCCGTCGGACCGCTGGGCGCGATGGTCAAGCCGTACGGGTCTCTCGCGCTCTCCCAGGTCCGCGAGATCTTCGAGGAGCAGATCCGGATCCTCGTCGAGGAAGGGGTCGACCTCCTGCTTCTCGAGTCGTTCAGCAACCTGCTCGAGGCCGCGGAAGCCGTTCGGGCGGCGCGCGGCCTCTCGGCGGACATCCCGATCGTCGCGCAGATGACGTTCTACGCCGACGGGCGCACCGCGTTCGGCGAGCGGGCCGGAGACGCGCTCCGCACGCTCGTCGCGGCCGGGGCGGACGCCGCCGGGATCAACTGCACGCTCGGCCCGCAGGAGACGCTCGACGTCTTCGGACAGATCGCGTCGCAGGTCGGGGCGCCGCTCTCCGTGATGCCCAACGCCGGATATCCCACGCTGATCCGCGGGCGCAACGTCTACAACGCCTCGCCCGACTATTTCCGCGAGTACGCCCTCGAGTTCGTCGACCACGGCGCGGCGATCGTCGGCGGCTGTTGCGGGACGACCCCCGAGCACGTCCGCGCGATGGCGCGGGCGCTCTCCGGCGCCGCGCGGCGGCCGCTCGCGACGGCGGTCGAGGCGGTGCGGGAGAGCTACCCCCATGCGGTCGTCGGGGAGACGATCGAGACCTCGCATTTCAAGCGCAAGCTCGCCTCGACGTCCTTCGCGGTCACCGTCGAGGTCGAGCCGCCGCGGGGCGCGGACTGCCGCTCCTCGATCGAAGCCGCCCGCCTGCTCCGGGGCCTCGGCGTCGACGCCGTCAACGTCACGGACAACCCGATGGCGCGCCTGCGCATGTCCTCGGTCGCCGTCGCCGGGCTCATCCAGCGCGAGACCGGGCTCGACGCGATCGTGCAGTTCACGACGCGCGACCGCAACGTGCTCGGGATCCAATCGGACCTGCTCGGCGCCTCGGCGCTGGGGTTGAAGGCGCTGCTCTGCCTCGGAGGCGACCCGCTCAAGATCGGCGACTATCCCGACGGTCACCAGGTTTCCGAGGTCGACACGCTCGGCCTGCTGCGGATCGCGAAGATCTTAAACGCCGGCGCCGATCTCGTCGGGAACCCGATCGGCGCGCCGACGTCGTTTGCGATCGGCTGCGCGGCCAACCCCGCGGCGCGCGACCTCGAGGTCGAGTTCTCGAAGCTCCGGGCGAAGATCGAGGCGGGCGCCACGTTCGCGCAGACGCAGCCGGTCTTCGACCCGGCCGCGCTGGAGACGTTCTTCGCCCGCCCCGACGCCCGCGCGATACCGGTTCTCGTCGGGCTCATCCCGCTCAAGAGCCTGAAGCAGACGCTCTATTTCGCCAACGAGGTGCCGGGGATGGTCGTGCCCGAGGAGACGATCGCGCGGATGCGGCGCGCGGCCGAGCGCGGCCCCGAGTTCGAGGCGGAGGAAGGGCTTGCGATCGCGAGGGAGCTCGCGGCGGCCATCGCCGCGGTCGCCCCGGGGATGCACGTCATGCCGATGCAGAAGTACGCCTCGGTGGCGACGATCCTCGAGGCGGTGCCCGCCGCGGCCCGGCGCGCCGCGGCGGCCGAAGGCCCGTCGTGA
- a CDS encoding response regulator — protein sequence MFEEKIILLVEDNPDDEELTLRALARSNILNPVVVARDGAEAIDYLFGEGTHAGRDPAKTPAVVLLDLKLPKIGGLDVLARIRADDRTRLVPVVILTSSREEQDLIRGYRTGANSYILKPVDFAKFVDAVRQLGLYWLVLNEPPPL from the coding sequence ATGTTCGAAGAAAAGATCATCCTGCTCGTCGAGGACAACCCGGACGACGAGGAGCTGACGCTCCGCGCGCTCGCCCGAAGCAACATTCTGAACCCGGTGGTCGTCGCGCGCGACGGCGCGGAAGCCATCGACTATCTCTTCGGCGAAGGGACGCACGCGGGGCGCGACCCCGCGAAGACCCCCGCGGTGGTCCTCCTCGACCTCAAGCTTCCGAAGATCGGCGGGCTCGACGTGCTCGCGCGGATCCGCGCCGACGATCGGACGCGGCTCGTGCCGGTCGTGATCCTGACCTCCTCGCGCGAGGAGCAGGACCTGATCCGGGGCTACCGGACGGGGGCGAACAGCTACATCCTGAAGCCGGTCGATTTCGCGAAGTTCGTCGATGCCGTCCGGCAGCTGGGGCTGTATTGGCTCGTGCTCAACGAGCCGCCTCCTTTGTAG
- the metH gene encoding methionine synthase has protein sequence MTPRAAKPHPRSPGDKGEKGDALAALLKERIVVIDGAMGTMIQAHGLDEAAYRGERFRAHPVDLRGNNDLLSITRPGIVEAIHRQYLEAGADVIETNTFNANAISMADYRLEPHVAEINREAARIARRAADAFAAAHGRPAFVAGSMGPTNRTLSLSTDVNRPGWREKRWDDFVGAYAEQAAALLEGGVDLLLVETVFDTLVAKAALFAIETVFESRGLRVPVMVSGTITDRSGRTLSGQLIEAFWISVSHADLLSVGLNCALGAPEMAPYLEELAGLAPVAVSAYPNAGLPNAFGGFDETPEKMAADLARFAERGWINFAGGCCGTTPEHIRRIAEAVRPFPPRVPASPPPYTRLSGLEPLTIRPDSNFIVVGERTNVTGSPKFARLVLEGDLEGALSVARQQVEGGANILDVNMDEGMLDSERAMRDFLSLVAAEPEISRLPIMVDSSRWPVLEAGLQCLQGKGVVNSLSLKEGEEEFRRQAKLVRRYGAAVVVMAFDEEGQATTTERRVAICRRAHAILTELGFPSSDVIFDPNVLTIATGIEEHDAYAVSFLEAVRRIKSELPGCKVSGGVSNISFSFRGNRGVREAMHSAFLYHAIRAGMDMGIVNAGQLEVYEEIDPELRERVEDVLLNRRPDATERLLALAESVRGKERGAAAEEDWRSAPVEERLAHALVKGIVDHVDEDVEEARLKLGRPLAVIEGPLMAGMNVVGDLFGSGKMFLPQVVKSARVMKRAVAVLLPYLEAEKTAGERSNAGKVLLATVKGDVHDIGKNIVGVVLSCNNYEVIDLGVMVPADRILRAARERNVDVVGLSGLITPSLDEMVHVAQALEREGFSVPLLIGGATTSPLHTAIRIAPAYSAPVVHVPDASRAVAAVSALLSADRASFARAHRERQEQARAAHLARGERPLLPLEEARRRRTPIDWEREPPATPSFFGARTIEALPWDELLPLIDWTPFFHAWGMRGRYPQILEDAEAGSRARELYLDAGRMLDRLAAGGRVRVRAAFGFFPAAARGDDVAIFDPADPQRPIGAFHTLRQQGERPEGEPNQALADFVASEGPGPRDAVGAFVVTAGGEIDEIARDHEREHDDYAAIMVKTLGDRLVEAGAEWLHRRARQEWGFGRDERLTVEDLLKERYRGIRPAPGYPACPDHTEKEVIFRLLDAQARTGVRLTESFAMSPGSSIAGFYFAHPRARYFAVGRIGRDQAADYAARKGLSLAEVERWLGPSLGYDPLPASPAAVPV, from the coding sequence GTGACCCCGCGCGCCGCGAAACCTCACCCCCGCTCTCCCGGTGACAAGGGGGAAAAAGGCGACGCTCTTGCCGCGCTCCTGAAAGAGCGCATCGTCGTGATCGACGGCGCCATGGGGACGATGATCCAGGCGCACGGCCTCGACGAGGCGGCCTATCGGGGCGAGCGGTTCCGGGCGCACCCCGTCGACCTGCGCGGGAACAACGACCTGCTGTCGATCACGCGCCCCGGGATCGTCGAGGCGATCCACCGGCAGTATCTCGAGGCGGGCGCGGACGTCATCGAGACGAACACCTTCAACGCGAACGCCATCTCGATGGCCGATTACCGTCTGGAGCCGCACGTCGCGGAGATCAACCGGGAGGCGGCCCGGATCGCGCGTCGGGCGGCGGATGCCTTCGCGGCGGCCCATGGGCGGCCGGCGTTCGTCGCCGGCTCGATGGGTCCCACGAACCGGACGCTGTCGCTCTCGACGGACGTCAATCGTCCCGGATGGCGGGAGAAGCGGTGGGACGACTTCGTCGGGGCGTATGCGGAGCAGGCGGCGGCGCTCCTCGAGGGCGGCGTCGATCTCCTCCTCGTCGAGACCGTGTTCGACACCCTGGTCGCGAAGGCCGCGCTCTTCGCGATCGAGACGGTCTTCGAGTCGCGCGGCCTCCGCGTTCCCGTGATGGTCTCGGGGACGATCACGGACCGCAGCGGACGGACCCTCTCGGGTCAGCTCATCGAGGCCTTCTGGATCTCGGTTTCGCACGCGGACCTGCTCTCCGTGGGGCTCAACTGCGCGCTCGGCGCCCCCGAGATGGCGCCCTACCTCGAGGAGCTCGCCGGGCTCGCGCCGGTCGCCGTCAGCGCGTATCCCAACGCGGGGCTTCCGAACGCGTTCGGCGGCTTCGACGAGACGCCGGAGAAGATGGCCGCCGATCTCGCGCGCTTCGCCGAACGCGGGTGGATCAACTTCGCCGGCGGGTGCTGCGGGACGACGCCGGAGCACATCCGCCGGATCGCGGAGGCCGTGCGCCCGTTCCCGCCGCGCGTGCCGGCGTCGCCGCCGCCGTACACGCGCCTGTCCGGGCTCGAGCCGCTCACGATCCGTCCCGACTCGAACTTCATCGTCGTCGGGGAGCGGACGAACGTCACGGGATCGCCGAAGTTCGCGAGGCTCGTCCTGGAAGGGGACCTCGAAGGCGCCCTCTCGGTCGCGCGGCAGCAGGTCGAAGGAGGCGCCAACATCCTCGACGTCAACATGGACGAAGGGATGCTCGACTCCGAACGGGCGATGCGCGATTTCCTGAGCCTCGTCGCGGCCGAGCCCGAGATTTCCCGTCTCCCGATCATGGTGGACAGCTCGCGATGGCCGGTCCTCGAGGCGGGGCTGCAATGCCTGCAGGGGAAGGGAGTCGTCAACTCGCTGTCGCTCAAGGAAGGAGAGGAGGAGTTTCGCCGGCAGGCGAAGCTCGTGCGGCGCTACGGCGCGGCGGTCGTCGTGATGGCCTTCGACGAGGAGGGTCAGGCGACGACGACCGAGCGGCGCGTGGCGATATGCCGGCGCGCCCACGCGATCCTCACGGAGCTCGGCTTTCCCTCCTCGGACGTCATCTTCGACCCCAACGTGCTCACGATCGCGACCGGGATCGAGGAGCACGACGCGTATGCCGTGAGCTTCCTCGAGGCCGTGCGCCGGATCAAGTCGGAGCTCCCGGGCTGCAAGGTGAGCGGCGGTGTGAGCAACATCTCGTTCTCCTTCCGCGGCAACCGCGGGGTGCGCGAGGCGATGCACTCGGCGTTCCTGTACCACGCGATCCGCGCGGGGATGGACATGGGAATCGTCAACGCCGGCCAGCTCGAGGTGTACGAGGAGATCGACCCGGAGCTGCGCGAGCGGGTCGAGGACGTCCTGCTGAACCGCCGGCCCGACGCGACCGAGCGGCTCCTCGCGCTCGCGGAGTCGGTGCGCGGGAAGGAAAGGGGAGCGGCGGCGGAGGAAGACTGGCGTTCGGCGCCCGTCGAGGAGCGCCTCGCGCACGCCCTCGTCAAGGGGATCGTCGACCACGTCGACGAAGACGTCGAAGAGGCGCGGCTCAAGCTCGGCCGGCCGCTCGCCGTGATCGAAGGGCCGCTGATGGCCGGGATGAACGTCGTCGGGGACCTCTTCGGGAGCGGGAAGATGTTCCTCCCGCAGGTCGTCAAGAGCGCGCGCGTCATGAAACGGGCGGTCGCGGTCCTCCTGCCGTATCTCGAGGCGGAAAAGACGGCCGGCGAGCGCTCGAACGCCGGAAAGGTGCTGCTCGCGACGGTGAAGGGGGACGTCCACGACATCGGCAAGAACATCGTCGGGGTCGTGCTCTCCTGCAACAACTACGAAGTGATCGATCTCGGCGTGATGGTCCCGGCCGACCGGATCCTCCGCGCCGCGCGCGAGAGGAACGTCGACGTCGTCGGGCTGTCGGGCCTGATCACGCCGTCGCTCGACGAGATGGTCCACGTGGCGCAGGCGCTCGAGCGGGAGGGCTTCTCCGTGCCTCTCCTGATCGGCGGCGCGACGACGAGCCCGCTCCACACCGCGATCCGGATCGCGCCGGCGTACTCGGCGCCGGTCGTCCACGTTCCCGACGCGTCCCGGGCCGTCGCGGCCGTTTCCGCGCTCCTCTCGGCGGACCGCGCCTCCTTCGCGCGCGCCCACCGGGAGCGCCAGGAGCAGGCGCGCGCGGCGCACCTCGCCCGCGGCGAACGGCCGCTCCTTCCTCTCGAGGAGGCAAGGCGGCGGCGGACGCCGATCGACTGGGAGCGCGAGCCGCCCGCGACCCCCTCTTTCTTCGGAGCGCGGACGATCGAGGCGCTTCCGTGGGACGAGCTCCTCCCGCTGATCGACTGGACCCCGTTCTTCCACGCGTGGGGGATGCGCGGCCGCTATCCGCAGATCCTCGAGGACGCCGAGGCCGGCTCGCGGGCGCGCGAGCTGTACCTCGACGCCGGCCGGATGCTCGACCGGCTGGCCGCCGGCGGCCGAGTCCGCGTGCGCGCGGCCTTCGGTTTCTTTCCGGCCGCCGCCCGCGGCGACGACGTCGCGATCTTCGACCCCGCCGATCCGCAGCGCCCGATCGGCGCCTTCCACACGCTCCGCCAGCAGGGAGAGCGTCCCGAAGGAGAGCCGAACCAGGCGCTGGCCGATTTCGTCGCGTCCGAGGGCCCCGGACCGCGCGACGCGGTCGGCGCGTTCGTGGTGACGGCGGGCGGCGAAATCGACGAGATCGCTCGCGATCACGAGCGGGAGCACGATGACTACGCGGCCATCATGGTCAAGACGCTCGGCGACCGGCTCGTCGAGGCGGGCGCGGAGTGGCTGCACCGGAGGGCGCGGCAGGAATGGGGCTTCGGGCGCGACGAGCGGCTGACCGTCGAGGACCTCCTGAAGGAGCGGTATCGCGGCATCCGGCCGGCGCCCGGATACCCGGCGTGCCCGGACCACACCGAAAAGGAGGTGATCTTCCGCCTCCTCGACGCGCAGGCGCGGACGGGCGTCCGCCTGACGGAGAGCTTCGCGATGTCGCCGGGCAGCTCGATCGCCGGCTTTTACTTCGCCCACCCCCGCGCCCGTTACTTCGCGGTCGGCCGGATCGGCCGCGACCAGGCGGCCGACTACGCCGCCCGGAAGGGGCTGTCGCTGGCGGAGGTCGAGCGCTGGCTCGGACCCTCGCTCGGGTACGACCCCCTCCCGGCTTCTCCCGCGGCCGTCCCGGTGTGA